ATAGTATACTTACTTAAAAAACTTTCAATGAATTTATGCAGAGTATGAAAATAAAGTCCAAATCTGAAAAACTATTTAGTTAATTAATTGAAATTGAAACTTACATTCTCTAAATTTTCATCTGTACTTATCCTTTATTAAGGATTGATTTTTTCAATGGATGTTGTTCATGCTTTATGACTTATGTGAAATATATTTTAATTTATTATTTACTATCCTGATTTGATCAATCGGTGATCATTTTTTCCATGGACTTTACTGCATCAGACAACGACTCCACTGTAATTTGGGAAGCAAGTTCACCATCATGCTGTTTAGCCGCTTTCAATATCTTAGGTTTATTTTTCCAGCTGAATAATCCAGATTGAAGTGAAGAACGTGCCCAAAGTACTTTGTATGGTTGTACCCGATTCCAAAGAGAATGAATTTGATCTACTAAAACATTATTGCCACATGAATTATATAGCGTGGTTAAAAATTCAGAGTCTATATTAAGCGCTTTCAAGCTGTCGCCAGTTGCTATTGCTTGTTCGAGTTCCAACCAATATTTATCCATAATATCCAAGTCTTTTGATGAAATATTCTCTGCGCCTAAACGTGCTGCTTCTGCCTCCAGCAGTATACGTACTTTATAAAAATCATGAAGTTCCTGAAGAGATAACCTCGTCACCACAGCACCTCTGTGGGGGCGATGTATTGCTAATCCATGTTCGACTAACATTCTAACTGCTTCTCGAACAGGCATCTCGCTCGTATTCAACAATTTAGCTGTATCCCTAATTTTGATGCTTTTTCCTGGTTCCCATGTGCCATTAAAAATATAATCACTCATGATTTGATAAGCGTGTTCAGACATCGTTCGTTGACTTACAGTTATTTTCTTTTCCAAATCGATCCCCTCCTAGACTTAATTTATAATTAAATTGACAACTGATCAACTCACAATTGTACGGATAAGAGCCTTGTAGCAGGGGATAAATGATAATCTTTATCAAAAATTATCATTTGAACTTGTTTATCCTGTAGCCAAGAAGTATTTGTTCACCAATTGTTAATTTAATAGATAGGTGAGACCTCCTTTTCTTATTTATGATATTTGATATGTGATCACATTTTGATGATAGAATTATTTATTAATTTTGTCAACTGTTAAAAGTAAAAAAAGTATTGATAAAGAAATTGAGAAAGATTTTGGAGAAAGTTAAAATTCGTATTGAATTGCGCGATAAATACAATTATTATCAACCTAATATAATAAATAGAATTTACTTGGGATTAATCAACAAGTTTCAAAGGAGGCAACATCAGTGAGCAATGAATTAGAACTGATCAATATCGAATTAGAAGGTATTTTAAATACTTCGAATGATAATATCGTTGTAACGGATGGAGATGGAATTGTACTGAGAGTTAGTTCAAACTGTACAAGTATTTATGGGAAAGCACAAAATGAATTAATTGGGAAAAC
This region of Oceanobacillus sp. FSL K6-2867 genomic DNA includes:
- a CDS encoding GntR family transcriptional regulator, translated to MEKKITVSQRTMSEHAYQIMSDYIFNGTWEPGKSIKIRDTAKLLNTSEMPVREAVRMLVEHGLAIHRPHRGAVVTRLSLQELHDFYKVRILLEAEAARLGAENISSKDLDIMDKYWLELEQAIATGDSLKALNIDSEFLTTLYNSCGNNVLVDQIHSLWNRVQPYKVLWARSSLQSGLFSWKNKPKILKAAKQHDGELASQITVESLSDAVKSMEKMITD